Proteins found in one Gaiellales bacterium genomic segment:
- a CDS encoding RDD family protein encodes MTTPERVAVEHDVAGVGSRAVAQLLDMMLLIVILIAELLVAAGLSLAFPQWLLITLLIVEFGAIPLGYFVVAEWLFGATLGKRVMRVRVLTVAGAPIGLRESLVRNLVRIIDFLPSSYLLGGLVALVSRRSQRLGDMAAGTVAVRIPKRIGGAPRAVSTSFVDLVAADEEPASGLSARMAEIIAEFESRRGTLTKEAQASLASKIAQRVERDVPRPAGMSDSEFLSYARGRYG; translated from the coding sequence GTGACCACGCCCGAGCGGGTGGCGGTCGAGCACGACGTCGCGGGCGTGGGCTCCCGGGCGGTTGCGCAGCTCCTCGACATGATGCTGCTGATCGTGATCCTGATCGCCGAGCTGCTGGTGGCGGCCGGGCTCAGCCTGGCGTTTCCGCAGTGGCTGCTGATCACCCTGCTGATCGTCGAGTTCGGAGCGATACCGCTCGGGTACTTCGTCGTGGCCGAGTGGCTGTTCGGCGCGACGCTCGGGAAGCGGGTCATGCGGGTGCGGGTGCTGACCGTGGCCGGCGCGCCGATCGGCCTGCGCGAGTCGCTCGTCCGCAACCTCGTCCGCATCATCGATTTCCTGCCGAGCAGCTATCTGCTGGGCGGACTTGTCGCGCTCGTCTCGCGCCGCAGCCAGCGGCTCGGCGACATGGCCGCGGGCACGGTGGCCGTCCGCATCCCGAAGCGCATCGGCGGCGCCCCCCGCGCGGTGAGCACCTCGTTCGTCGATCTGGTTGCCGCGGACGAGGAGCCGGCGTCCGGCCTCTCGGCGCGCATGGCCGAGATCATCGCCGAGTTCGAGAGCCGCCGCGGCACGCTGACCAAGGAGGCGCAGGCGTCCCTGGCGTCGAAGATCGCACAGCGCGTCGAGCGCGACGTCCCCAGACCGGCCGGGATGTCGGACTCCGAGTTCCTGTCCTACGCACGCGGGAGGTACGGCTGA
- a CDS encoding DUF4129 domain-containing protein has protein sequence MTADGHVRLVARAAAAVDDRLPAARRAAQHAIGVRPSGHSLLRRLADRAIDWLSQLIPSLTVSGSAAGLLGYVLLAGIVAAALLVAIRSLSGRRGRARRAGESRPAAPAAAFADARAAALRLAPADPLEALREIYAALLRELGSRRGWRPLPGRSNWAFVRRLGPGTGQGRALAECTRVFEGRVYGSQPADEADVRRVDELADAVLA, from the coding sequence GTGACGGCCGACGGCCATGTCCGGCTGGTCGCACGCGCCGCGGCTGCGGTCGACGACCGGCTTCCCGCGGCGCGCCGCGCTGCGCAGCACGCGATCGGCGTGCGGCCGTCCGGCCATAGCCTGCTGCGGCGCCTGGCCGACCGGGCGATCGACTGGCTTTCGCAGCTGATTCCGTCTCTGACCGTGTCGGGGAGCGCGGCGGGCCTGCTGGGATACGTCCTGCTCGCGGGAATCGTCGCGGCGGCCCTGCTCGTGGCGATCCGCAGCCTCAGCGGCCGCCGTGGCCGCGCGCGCCGCGCCGGGGAATCGCGGCCCGCAGCGCCCGCCGCGGCCTTCGCCGACGCCCGCGCCGCGGCGCTTCGGCTCGCGCCGGCCGATCCGCTCGAGGCGCTCCGGGAGATCTATGCGGCGCTGCTGCGCGAGCTCGGCAGCCGGCGCGGGTGGCGCCCGCTCCCCGGCCGCAGCAACTGGGCGTTCGTGCGGCGGCTGGGGCCGGGCACGGGGCAGGGACGCGCACTGGCCGAGTGCACGCGCGTGTTCGAGGGCCGGGTGTACGGCTCGCAACCGGCGGACGAGGCGGACGTTCGGCGCGTGGACGAGCTGGCCGACGCGGTGCTCGCGTGA
- a CDS encoding DUF4350 domain-containing protein: protein MSRSSGAVLGVLLLVLVAGAVLLAPPSADPGPSFRIEGRGPFGLSGVAEGLRAVGMDVQPRDRPTLAGGLSVIVDPHGVTSDEAASWMRSLRAGATLVYAPESPDPFTRALGVSFTRGGEATAAAGAAAFPDMSVRLASRSGMRLPPGATNVYATPAGDSVAAAMAVGRGSVWLFADPVWFTNVAAVQVGLPILLPLAQSAGGRVSVDSYHQSASGRLDVLPYLPPWVPLLLLDALAAAALLLLALARRPGPVRPVREEEPGYLGDLAPSLAGLYARSGELRAVTVPLANAIRRERGSRAQRVAEPLARLRAASDVRTAVQAWHDATED, encoded by the coding sequence GTGAGCCGCAGCAGCGGGGCCGTCCTCGGCGTGCTGCTGCTGGTGCTCGTTGCCGGCGCCGTGCTGCTCGCCCCGCCCTCGGCCGATCCCGGCCCCAGCTTCAGGATCGAGGGCCGCGGCCCCTTCGGGCTGTCAGGCGTCGCTGAGGGGCTGCGAGCGGTCGGGATGGACGTCCAGCCGCGCGACCGCCCGACGCTGGCCGGAGGGCTATCGGTGATCGTCGACCCGCACGGCGTCACGTCCGATGAGGCGGCGTCCTGGATGCGGTCGCTCCGCGCGGGCGCCACGCTCGTCTACGCGCCCGAGTCGCCCGACCCCTTCACGCGGGCGCTCGGCGTGTCGTTCACCCGCGGTGGAGAAGCGACGGCCGCGGCAGGCGCGGCCGCCTTCCCGGACATGTCGGTGCGGCTCGCATCGCGGTCCGGCATGCGGCTGCCGCCCGGCGCGACGAACGTCTACGCGACGCCCGCGGGCGACAGCGTCGCGGCGGCGATGGCGGTCGGCCGCGGAAGCGTGTGGCTGTTCGCCGACCCGGTCTGGTTCACGAACGTCGCCGCCGTCCAGGTCGGCCTGCCGATCCTGCTGCCGCTGGCGCAGTCGGCGGGCGGGCGGGTGAGCGTCGACAGCTACCACCAGTCCGCCTCCGGCCGCCTCGACGTGCTGCCGTACCTGCCGCCGTGGGTCCCACTGCTGCTCCTGGATGCGCTCGCCGCGGCGGCGCTCCTCCTGCTCGCCCTCGCGCGGCGCCCCGGCCCCGTGCGCCCGGTGCGTGAGGAGGAGCCGGGATATCTGGGCGACCTCGCGCCCAGCCTGGCCGGGTTGTACGCGCGAAGCGGCGAGCTCCGCGCGGTCACCGTCCCGCTCGCCAACGCCATCCGCCGCGAGCGCGGCTCCCGGGCGCAGCGGGTGGCCGAGCCGCTCGCCCGGCTGCGCGCGGCATCCGACGTCCGCACCGCCGTGCAAGCTTGGCACGATGCGACCGAGGACTAG
- a CDS encoding MoxR family ATPase encodes MTIEELFARGREALGRVVVGNDEAVDAMLAALVLESHVLIEGPPGTAKTLMVRTLARAAGLEFARIQFTPDLMPADLTGTMVFRPSDATFELRRGPVFASMVLADEINRTPPKTQAALLEAMEEGQVTIEGETLPLPRPFVVCATENPIEFEGTYPLPEAQLDRFLFKLLVAYPDAESEREILRRHQGGFRSRELGAIDVPVMLDSAELPALREQAAAVGVAPDVLGYIVAIAQWLRSSEDVSFGPSPRGSIGLVLSARVMAASRGAAFVTPDDVQALARAVMRHRIVLSADAELSGRRPDDVVDAAIEAVPVPR; translated from the coding sequence GTGACGATCGAGGAGCTGTTCGCGCGGGGGCGCGAGGCGCTCGGGCGGGTGGTGGTCGGCAACGACGAGGCGGTCGACGCGATGCTCGCCGCGCTCGTGCTCGAGTCGCACGTGCTGATCGAGGGCCCGCCGGGCACCGCGAAGACGCTGATGGTGCGCACGCTCGCGCGCGCGGCGGGCCTCGAGTTCGCGCGGATCCAGTTCACGCCCGACCTCATGCCAGCCGACCTGACCGGCACGATGGTGTTCCGGCCGAGCGACGCGACGTTCGAGCTGCGCCGCGGGCCGGTGTTCGCCTCGATGGTGCTCGCCGACGAGATCAACCGCACGCCGCCGAAGACCCAGGCGGCGCTGCTCGAGGCGATGGAGGAGGGGCAGGTGACGATCGAGGGGGAGACGCTCCCGCTGCCCCGCCCGTTCGTCGTCTGCGCGACCGAGAACCCGATCGAGTTCGAGGGCACCTACCCGCTGCCCGAGGCACAGCTCGACCGCTTCCTCTTCAAGCTGCTCGTCGCCTACCCGGACGCCGAGTCCGAGCGCGAGATCCTGCGCCGCCACCAGGGCGGCTTCCGGTCGCGCGAGCTGGGGGCGATCGACGTGCCGGTGATGCTCGACTCGGCCGAGCTGCCCGCCCTCAGGGAGCAGGCGGCCGCGGTCGGCGTGGCGCCCGACGTGCTCGGCTACATCGTCGCGATCGCCCAGTGGCTGCGCTCCTCGGAGGACGTCAGCTTCGGCCCGAGCCCGCGCGGCTCGATCGGGCTCGTGCTGTCGGCGCGGGTCATGGCGGCCAGCCGCGGCGCGGCCTTCGTCACGCCCGACGACGTGCAGGCTCTGGCACGGGCGGTGATGCGCCACCGCATCGTGCTCTCCGCCGACGCCGAGCTGAGCGGCCGCCGCCCCGACGACGTGGTCGATGCGGCGATCGAGGCGGTTCCGGTGCCGCGGTGA
- a CDS encoding DUF58 domain-containing protein yields the protein MITPRGVAPFGIAALLTLLAAPAGASGPVFLVATLVALAVVGWDWRQARATPLEVERVASGPFSVGRANLVQLVVRTPARRLVVVRIADGPPENSDLWPLDHQLTVTDADELVLELELVPRRRGPTVFPAAGARVLGPHGLAFSQRRFPATAVAAVTWPDVLQLRDERLLPSGRRAGGMRQARVGDRGREFESLRAYVQGDEYRRISWKATARRGSPVVVNTQPERRQSLILALETGRLMAGGGGDGLGKLDRAINAGVMLSAAAREFDDAVGALSFDQRARRALLPQARVGQVRRVVETLAPLEAGLVEPDWPRGLAAIARLGTRRSLVVLFSDLHYVETDPGLAVRLGTLARRHVVLFASTVDHALSEQAAVPVADEETLYRRGTATALLERRQRAAAELERRGVHTLDAAPADLTAAVVTRFRLIRRQGLV from the coding sequence GTGATCACGCCGCGCGGTGTGGCGCCGTTTGGCATCGCCGCGCTCCTGACCCTGCTCGCGGCTCCGGCGGGCGCGTCCGGGCCGGTGTTCCTCGTTGCGACGCTGGTCGCCCTCGCCGTGGTCGGGTGGGACTGGCGCCAGGCGCGCGCGACGCCGCTGGAGGTCGAACGCGTCGCGTCCGGCCCCTTCTCGGTCGGCCGTGCGAACCTGGTGCAGCTGGTGGTGCGGACGCCGGCGAGACGGCTGGTCGTGGTGCGAATCGCCGACGGGCCACCTGAGAACTCGGACCTGTGGCCGCTCGACCACCAGCTGACCGTGACCGACGCCGACGAGCTGGTGCTCGAGCTGGAGCTGGTGCCCCGCCGCCGCGGCCCGACGGTCTTTCCGGCGGCCGGGGCGCGCGTGCTGGGGCCGCATGGGCTCGCCTTCAGCCAGCGGCGGTTCCCGGCGACGGCTGTCGCGGCGGTGACATGGCCGGACGTGCTGCAGCTGCGCGACGAGCGGCTGCTGCCGTCGGGCCGCCGTGCGGGCGGCATGCGACAGGCACGCGTGGGTGATCGCGGCCGCGAGTTCGAAAGCCTGCGCGCGTACGTCCAGGGCGACGAGTACCGCCGCATCTCGTGGAAGGCGACGGCGCGGCGGGGCAGCCCGGTGGTGGTGAACACGCAGCCCGAGCGCCGCCAGTCGCTGATCCTGGCGCTCGAGACCGGACGCCTGATGGCTGGTGGGGGCGGCGACGGCCTGGGCAAGCTCGACCGCGCGATCAACGCGGGCGTCATGCTGTCGGCGGCGGCGCGCGAGTTCGACGATGCGGTCGGGGCGCTGTCCTTCGACCAGCGCGCGCGGCGGGCGCTGCTACCGCAGGCGCGGGTCGGGCAGGTGCGCCGGGTGGTCGAGACGCTGGCGCCGCTCGAGGCCGGCCTCGTGGAGCCCGACTGGCCCCGCGGCCTGGCGGCGATCGCACGGCTCGGCACGCGCCGGTCGCTGGTGGTGCTGTTCTCCGACCTGCACTACGTCGAGACGGATCCCGGCCTGGCCGTCCGTCTCGGGACGCTCGCCCGCCGGCACGTCGTGCTGTTCGCATCGACGGTCGACCACGCGCTGAGCGAGCAGGCGGCCGTGCCGGTCGCCGACGAGGAGACGCTCTACCGGCGTGGCACGGCCACCGCCCTGCTCGAGCGGCGCCAACGTGCGGCGGCCGAGCTCGAGCGCCGCGGGGTGCACACGCTGGATGCTGCTCCGGCCGACCTGACGGCCGCCGTGGTCACACGCTTCCGGCTGATCCGCAGGCAGGGACTCGTGTGA
- a CDS encoding VOC family protein produces the protein MDEPIRVEAGRLLVEGVAASDLAERFGTPLYVISETQLRANVRAWQRAMAAGWRHGPARVLVSLKANPSIALRRILNDEGAGCDVYGASELEIALRAHVDPSLISVNGSTKSPELIDRAIDAGARLTVDSIEELELAARTARERNVVAQVRLRLRPDMTDVEAVSEFTEHEPLGHVADAYKPGIPTSDLARLGDADLSALRVTGVHAHLGRHTADPAPFRLHAERVGRLAGAVAEAMGGWRPLEIDLGGGYSFPGDPTGRALREPAGAPSPERYAEALAGGLADGLRAAGIDPDGIAVEIEPGRAVYGSAGLHLSRVLHVKRQAAPVERVWVGCDTSEVLLSDTTWEHSRWDPVPAAPADGDSITADVVGISCGFDTITPDARVPAGIAAGDVLGFLATGAYEETLAGNFNSMPRPATVLVSGPTVETIRRRETLDDVLRRDRIPARLRAEARTCGLDHVSFTVGDLDRSLEFYQDVLGLTVRDRGRLEPELIERMTGIPGAVVDYADVEAGSRVLELLEYRSPRPRPSSGSGQRLGGVHVGLRVDDARAVHARLVAAGMEPLSEPVLLPDDGSDWSGALVFYVRDPDGVMLEVVERASETSRAPAASPKTAPAVRR, from the coding sequence ATGGACGAGCCGATCCGGGTCGAGGCAGGCCGGCTGCTGGTCGAGGGCGTCGCCGCGTCCGACCTGGCGGAGCGCTTCGGCACGCCACTGTACGTGATCTCCGAGACGCAGCTCCGCGCGAACGTGCGCGCCTGGCAGCGCGCGATGGCGGCCGGGTGGCGCCACGGGCCGGCCCGAGTGCTCGTATCCCTGAAGGCGAATCCGAGCATCGCTCTGCGCCGCATCCTGAACGACGAGGGCGCCGGCTGCGACGTGTACGGCGCGAGCGAGCTCGAGATCGCATTGCGGGCGCACGTCGATCCGTCGCTGATCTCGGTGAACGGCTCGACCAAGTCGCCGGAGCTGATCGATCGTGCCATCGACGCCGGCGCCCGGCTGACCGTCGACAGCATCGAGGAGCTGGAGCTGGCCGCCCGCACGGCGCGCGAGCGCAACGTCGTCGCGCAGGTGCGCCTGCGGTTGCGCCCGGACATGACGGACGTCGAAGCGGTCAGCGAGTTCACGGAGCATGAGCCCTTGGGACACGTCGCCGACGCGTACAAGCCCGGCATCCCGACGTCCGACCTGGCGCGCCTGGGCGACGCCGACCTGTCCGCCCTGCGCGTCACCGGCGTGCACGCGCACCTCGGCCGGCACACCGCCGACCCGGCGCCGTTCCGGCTGCATGCCGAGCGCGTCGGGCGGCTGGCGGGCGCGGTGGCTGAGGCGATGGGCGGCTGGCGGCCGCTCGAGATCGACCTGGGCGGCGGCTATTCCTTCCCCGGAGACCCCACCGGGCGGGCGCTGCGAGAGCCGGCCGGCGCACCCTCACCCGAGCGCTATGCCGAGGCTCTCGCCGGCGGGCTCGCGGACGGCCTGCGCGCGGCGGGCATCGACCCGGACGGCATCGCTGTCGAGATCGAGCCGGGGCGCGCGGTCTACGGCAGCGCCGGCCTGCACCTGTCGCGCGTGCTGCACGTGAAGCGGCAGGCCGCGCCGGTCGAGCGGGTGTGGGTCGGATGCGACACCTCCGAGGTGCTGCTGAGCGACACGACGTGGGAGCACAGCAGGTGGGATCCGGTGCCGGCCGCGCCGGCCGACGGCGACTCAATCACGGCGGACGTGGTCGGTATCAGCTGCGGGTTCGACACGATCACGCCGGACGCGCGCGTGCCGGCCGGGATCGCCGCCGGCGACGTGCTCGGGTTCCTGGCCACCGGCGCCTACGAGGAGACGCTCGCCGGCAACTTCAACAGCATGCCGCGCCCCGCGACGGTGCTCGTCAGCGGGCCCACCGTCGAGACGATCCGCCGGCGCGAGACGCTGGACGACGTGCTGCGCAGGGACCGCATCCCGGCGCGACTGCGGGCCGAGGCGCGTACCTGCGGCCTCGACCACGTGTCGTTCACGGTCGGCGATCTCGACCGCTCGCTCGAGTTCTACCAGGACGTGCTGGGGCTGACGGTGCGCGACCGCGGCCGGCTGGAGCCCGAGCTGATCGAGCGCATGACCGGCATCCCCGGCGCGGTGGTCGACTACGCCGACGTGGAGGCGGGCAGCCGCGTGCTCGAACTGCTCGAGTACCGGTCCCCGAGGCCACGCCCGTCCTCGGGCTCAGGCCAGCGGCTCGGCGGCGTGCACGTCGGCCTGCGGGTGGACGACGCGCGCGCGGTGCACGCGCGGCTGGTCGCGGCCGGGATGGAGCCGCTCTCCGAGCCGGTGCTGCTTCCCGACGACGGATCCGACTGGTCGGGCGCGCTGGTGTTCTACGTGCGTGACCCGGACGGCGTCATGCTCGAGGTGGTCGAGCGCGCGAGCGAGACGTCCCGAGCGCCTGCCGCCTCACCGAAGACCGCGCCCGCCGTCCGGCGGTAG
- a CDS encoding PilZ domain-containing protein — protein MARLTMTQAVSRLAGEPFTGFDEHDRELELTPTSHDGTRLTVTAERLRIGEGGEIVARVHGDDLRPWIVRFGIESAAYHTPEHALVVLRARGIRLDERHRQADRTPLGGHARLVAVNCQDVVDGDVVEGSILDVSDSGVALLTRRLLRQGDRLQFTGRFFATVVEAEVRVARVTESAGQRHVGCMFIAISGADRAKLRKVTTARPGGGTADFSILHQLAAEREAREAEEQTSRWRRLFRRSA, from the coding sequence ATGGCACGGCTGACCATGACGCAGGCGGTCTCGCGGCTCGCGGGCGAACCGTTCACCGGGTTCGACGAGCACGACCGGGAGCTCGAGCTGACCCCCACCTCGCATGACGGCACACGGCTGACGGTGACCGCCGAGCGGTTGCGCATCGGAGAGGGCGGCGAGATCGTGGCGCGCGTCCACGGCGACGACCTGCGCCCCTGGATCGTCCGGTTCGGCATCGAATCCGCCGCATACCACACGCCCGAGCACGCCCTCGTCGTGCTGCGCGCCCGCGGCATCCGCCTGGACGAGCGCCACCGGCAGGCCGACCGCACGCCGCTTGGCGGCCATGCCCGGCTGGTCGCCGTGAACTGCCAGGACGTCGTCGACGGCGACGTGGTCGAGGGCTCGATCCTCGACGTCTCGGACAGTGGCGTCGCGCTCCTCACGCGCCGGCTGCTCCGCCAGGGCGACCGGCTGCAGTTCACCGGCCGCTTCTTCGCCACTGTGGTCGAGGCGGAGGTGCGTGTCGCCCGCGTCACCGAGTCGGCCGGTCAGCGGCACGTCGGCTGCATGTTCATCGCCATCAGCGGCGCCGACCGCGCCAAGCTCCGGAAGGTCACGACCGCACGGCCCGGCGGCGGCACGGCCGACTTCTCGATCCTGCACCAGCTCGCCGCCGAGCGCGAGGCCCGCGAGGCAGAGGAGCAGACGTCGCGCTGGCGCCGGCTGTTCCGCCGAAGCGCCTAG
- a CDS encoding cupin domain-containing protein: MSATETGLSVKSFDQPDETRPFAAHGSMAVLQLGETTAGKGIFEPGWRWSQDVKPIAGTDSCQAHHSLYILSGRMHILMEDGTEGELGPGDAAVIPAGHDAWTVGDEPCVAVDFTGVARYAKPA; the protein is encoded by the coding sequence ATGTCCGCCACCGAGACGGGCCTGTCCGTCAAGAGCTTCGACCAGCCCGACGAGACACGGCCGTTCGCCGCGCACGGGTCGATGGCCGTGCTGCAGCTCGGCGAGACGACCGCAGGCAAGGGCATCTTCGAGCCGGGCTGGCGATGGTCGCAGGACGTCAAGCCGATCGCCGGCACCGATTCCTGCCAGGCTCACCACAGCCTCTACATCCTCTCGGGAAGGATGCACATCCTCATGGAGGATGGCACGGAGGGCGAGCTCGGCCCCGGAGACGCCGCGGTGATCCCCGCCGGGCACGACGCCTGGACGGTCGGCGACGAGCCCTGTGTCGCGGTCGACTTCACGGGCGTCGCCCGCTACGCCAAGCCCGCGTAG
- a CDS encoding nitroreductase family protein yields MLDLTPEQLLTTTRSVRRRLDLERPVDDATVTRCLEIAVQAPTSVNQQHWHFVVVTDPQLREAVASWYRRAWDDYAPAPLDEDPPEPEPPGAASSRHLARVLHRVPVHLIPCVEGRPEGQPPSELAALYGSVIQASWSFQLAARLHGLGSVFTTYHLDYEREVAELLGIPFDRITQVGLIPVAHAVGTEFRPAKRRPVADVVHRDRW; encoded by the coding sequence GTGCTCGACCTGACCCCCGAACAGCTGCTCACCACCACGCGGTCGGTGCGCCGACGCCTCGACCTCGAGCGGCCCGTGGACGACGCGACCGTCACACGGTGCCTGGAGATCGCCGTGCAGGCGCCCACCTCCGTGAACCAGCAGCACTGGCACTTCGTCGTGGTCACCGACCCTCAGCTGCGCGAGGCCGTCGCGTCCTGGTACCGGCGGGCGTGGGACGACTACGCGCCGGCTCCGCTCGACGAGGACCCGCCCGAACCGGAGCCGCCGGGGGCAGCATCGTCACGCCACCTCGCCCGGGTGCTGCACCGCGTGCCCGTGCACCTGATCCCGTGCGTCGAGGGGCGCCCTGAGGGACAGCCACCGAGCGAGCTGGCCGCGCTCTACGGCTCGGTGATCCAGGCGTCGTGGAGCTTCCAGCTGGCGGCCCGGCTGCACGGCCTGGGGAGCGTCTTCACGACGTATCACCTCGACTACGAGCGGGAGGTCGCCGAGCTGCTCGGCATCCCGTTCGACCGGATCACGCAGGTCGGCTTGATCCCCGTGGCGCATGCCGTGGGCACGGAATTCCGTCCGGCGAAGCGGCGGCCCGTAGCCGACGTCGTGCACCGCGACCGCTGGTAG
- a CDS encoding PAC2 family protein, whose translation MPLHRLVDDPPPLHDPVLIASFDGWVDAAEAASSAVAVLAAEATPIATFDPDAIFDYRSRRPVLDVIDGRLSALHWPELAIRHTTVDDRDLLIFTGAEPDLRWRELAEDVAGLCTSLGVSQWVSLGSVPGAVAHTMPVPVMTTASEDDLLAPGTARGPEGLLRVPSAVLSALEMAVSSTGIPSVGFFAQVPPYASIGYAAASIALLERLSAHLAIDVSMGGLHDEERDQRARYDAAVRSDSMLKQTVDQLESVGGSIDEERLPSGDELAREIQRFLRGRTESGETDG comes from the coding sequence ATGCCGCTGCACCGCCTGGTCGACGATCCCCCGCCGCTGCACGACCCGGTGCTGATCGCCTCGTTCGACGGCTGGGTGGACGCCGCCGAGGCGGCCTCGAGCGCCGTCGCAGTGCTCGCCGCGGAGGCGACGCCGATCGCCACCTTCGACCCCGACGCCATCTTCGACTACCGCTCTCGCCGGCCCGTCCTCGACGTGATCGACGGCCGGCTCTCCGCGCTGCACTGGCCCGAGCTCGCCATCCGCCACACCACCGTCGATGACCGTGACCTGCTGATCTTCACCGGCGCGGAGCCCGACCTTCGATGGCGTGAGCTGGCCGAGGACGTCGCCGGCCTCTGCACCTCGCTGGGCGTCTCGCAGTGGGTCAGCCTCGGATCCGTGCCCGGCGCCGTCGCGCACACGATGCCGGTGCCCGTCATGACCACCGCCTCCGAGGACGACCTGCTCGCCCCCGGAACGGCACGCGGACCCGAGGGGCTGCTGCGGGTGCCCTCGGCGGTGTTGTCCGCACTGGAGATGGCGGTCTCGTCGACCGGCATTCCGTCTGTCGGGTTCTTCGCGCAGGTGCCCCCGTACGCGAGCATCGGCTACGCGGCCGCGAGCATCGCGCTGCTCGAGCGGCTGTCCGCCCACCTCGCGATCGACGTCTCGATGGGCGGGCTCCACGACGAGGAGCGCGACCAGCGCGCGCGCTACGACGCCGCCGTGCGCTCGGACTCGATGCTCAAGCAGACGGTCGACCAGCTCGAGTCGGTGGGCGGGAGCATCGACGAGGAGCGCCTGCCCTCCGGCGACGAGCTCGCACGCGAGATCCAGCGGTTCCTCCGCGGCCGGACGGAGAGCGGCGAGACCGACGGGTGA
- a CDS encoding PhzF family phenazine biosynthesis protein, with translation MRFVICDVFTDRPLAGNQLAVFPEASDIPETLLQPLAREINFSETVFVYPPEDPGHTARIRIFVPKQEIAFAGHPVLGTASVLGSERGVDHVVLETVRAPVPVRLHAGGGTMWQPLPDVRPYTHADALLDALGVDGSLHSVDRWDNGMPHVYVRLDSVDRVRALRPDLNALQELPDAFGTGYNVFAGSGTHYTNRMFAPADGVPEDPATGSAAGPLACHLLRHGALEPRTEITISQGEQVGRPSTLYATVDGSRDHVTSVEVRGDAVIVGEGRFLLPPGAPG, from the coding sequence GTGCGCTTCGTCATCTGCGACGTGTTCACCGACCGGCCGCTGGCGGGAAACCAGCTGGCTGTCTTCCCCGAGGCGTCGGACATCCCCGAGACGCTCCTGCAGCCGCTCGCGCGGGAGATCAACTTCTCCGAGACGGTGTTCGTGTACCCGCCCGAGGACCCCGGCCACACCGCGCGCATCCGCATCTTCGTGCCCAAACAGGAGATCGCGTTCGCCGGCCATCCCGTCCTCGGCACCGCGAGCGTCCTGGGATCCGAGCGCGGGGTCGACCACGTGGTGCTCGAGACGGTACGCGCGCCGGTGCCCGTGCGGCTCCACGCCGGCGGCGGCACGATGTGGCAGCCGCTTCCCGACGTCCGGCCCTACACGCACGCCGACGCGCTGCTCGACGCGCTCGGCGTCGACGGGTCGCTGCACTCCGTTGACCGATGGGACAACGGAATGCCGCACGTCTACGTCCGTCTCGACTCCGTCGATCGCGTCAGGGCGCTGCGTCCCGATCTGAACGCGCTGCAGGAGCTGCCCGACGCGTTCGGGACCGGGTACAACGTGTTCGCCGGTTCGGGGACGCACTACACCAACCGCATGTTCGCTCCCGCCGACGGCGTCCCGGAGGATCCCGCCACCGGGTCGGCCGCCGGGCCGCTGGCCTGCCACCTGCTCCGCCATGGGGCGCTCGAGCCGCGCACCGAGATCACGATCTCGCAGGGCGAGCAGGTGGGCCGGCCGAGCACGCTCTACGCCACGGTCGATGGGTCGCGCGATCACGTCACGAGCGTCGAGGTGCGCGGCGACGCGGTCATCGTCGGCGAGGGCCGCTTCCTGTTGCCACCCGGGGCGCCGGGTTGA